Part of the Streptomyces sp. NBC_00457 genome, AGTGGCCGAGAAGAGCATCCGCTGACCGTCAGGGTGCACCTGATCGAGCACGTCGGCGACCTGCGGCAGGAATCCCAGGTCGCACATCTGGTCGGCCTCGTCCAGGACGGTGATCCTTACCTGTCCCAAGCGGCAGGCCTTGCGCTCGATCAGGTCGTGCAGGCGTCCGGGGGTGGCGACGACCACCTCGGCTCCCTCGCGCAGCGCGGCGACCTGCCGGCCGATCGAGATGCCGCCGACGACCGTGGCCATCCGCAGCCGCAGTGCCTCGGCGTACGGCGCCAGCGCCTGGGTGACCTGTTGGGCCAGCTCTCGTGTGGGCACAAGGATCAGAGCGCGGGGCTGCTTCGGTTCGGCGCGCCGCCCTGCCGTACGTGTCAGCAGCGGCAGGCCGAAGGCGAGCGTCTTGCCCGAACCGGTGCGCCCGCGTCCCAGGACGTCTCGCCCCTTCAGGGCATCAGGCAGTGTGGCGGCCTGGATCGGAAAGGGTTCGCGCACCCCGAGTCCGCTCAGTGTCCGCAGCACCTCCACCGGCAGTTCCAAGCCGGCGAAGGAGACGGCTGAGGGCAGCGCGGGAGTCGTGGCCGCTGAGCGGGTGGGACCGCCGTGAGCGATGCCGAAGTCGTCGGGATGCTTCATCAACTGCCTTCCGCAGGGGGACGTACCGAGGAAGGCCCGGCAGGACCCACCGCGACGACCACGCAAACGCATGACACTAACACAAGGCACAACATCGCGCCGCGGCACCGATCGCCGCCCCCACACACACAACGATCACCCGACGCAGCCCGACAGCTCGCCCTCCCGGCCCGTCGTCACCTGGCATCATGTGGGCGAACGGAGATCCACCCGTTCTGGGTCGCAGTGGGGGCGAGGGGCATTGGCACGGCCGAATTCAGGTGACGATCAGCTGCGTGCCCTTCATCAGCAGGGCTGGGAGGCCGCGTGTTCTCTGCACCGGCATCTGAGCAGCGGAGGGGAGTTGGCTCCGATCCCCACTCCAGGCGTGCTGCTCGAAGTCGGTGAGATCGCGTACGGCGACGTATCGGCGGACTACTCGCGCTTCTACGGCACGAATGTGACCTACAACCAGCGCTCGGGCTTCTACTTCGGGTCACCGATGTTCGTCGCCGCCGGGCTGGTCGGAGACGCGCTCGCCAACAGCAGCGCCCGCAACCGGGCGCAGGCGATGGCTCAGGCGCAATGGCGCGACTTCTCCCCCTGCCGCGCGATCCTCACCGACCGTCGCATGCTGCTGCATGTCGCGGCCGAGAACCGTTGGGTGACGGTGCGGCACCACGAGATCATCAGCTTTCTTCCCGTGCTCGAACAGTGGGCGCTGTTCACCGACTACCAGCAGTGGGAGCCGATGCGGTTGGCCGGGCCGACCGTGCCATGGCTGACCGCCGCGACGATCTCCGTGCTGAACCGGGGCCGGTCCGAGTACCAGCAGCTTCCTCCACTCCCGCTGCCGGACTGACGTCAGTTGCCGCGCCGCAGCGTTCCGGTGTCCCCCACACTCGTCACCTCGTAGCCCAGGCTGCCGTCGTCCGCGGGGGTCAGGACGATGTCGACCTCGTCAACGCAGTTCAACGGGCTGCTCTCCTCGGTGATTTCCTCTCGGACCTGTACCGCATTCCCGGTGTCCATGGTGAGGATCCACCGGCCGCTGCAGTCCAGCGACGGGTATTCGACGGTGGCCACCTGATCGCTGAGCTTCCCGCCCGTGTAGTTCACCTTGATCGAGTAGAGGCCGCCGTCCGTCTCGCGCACGTTCCCGGTCCACTTGCCCTTGTAGTCGGCAGGGGACGCCTTCGGGGACTTCGTGGAGGAACCCGCCCCGGACGCCCCCGAGTTGGCCGAGTCCTCGTTCCCTCCGCCGGGAAGCCGCACGGCCAGGACGATGGCGAGTACGGCGACGGCGGCCACGGCGAGCACGGGGCCGACCCGGCTCTTGCGACGGCCGCCCGGTACCGGCGGCATCGGTGGTGTGGTCACCGTCATCCGTGGTGTCGGCATCGGCGGCATGGGTGTCGAGGTCGGCGTGGGCACCGGAGGCATCGGTACCGGCGTCGGAGTGCCCGGCGGCGGAGGCGGGACGCGCCCGCCCTGCATGGTCGGCAGGGCGTGCACGCTGTCCCCGCCCCGGCCCGCGGCCGGGTTGTCCACCTGGGTCGGCGGCGGCTCCTCGAGGTCGAGGAGGCCGGCGGCGTGCCGGCCGAGCTCCGCCATCAGGTCGCCCGGAAGCCACGCGTCCGAGCGGGCATCAGCCGTGGCCGCCTCTGCCGTCGCCAGGATCTCGGGCAGCGGAATCCGGTCCTCGGGCCGCTTGGCGAGACACCGTCCCACCAACTCGGCGAGCGGCCCGGGCATCCCCGACAGGTCCGGGTCGTCCTCGGTCGCCCGCAGCATGAGCGCGTGGGCGCCGCTGTCCGGGCCACCGAATGCCTGTCGGCCCGTAGCGGCGAACACCAGCACCAGGCCGAGGCTGAACACGTCGCTCAGCCCGGTGATCTCGCGGCCCAGGATCTGCTCGGGCGACATGTAGCCGGGAGAGCCGACCATCGCACCGGTACGGGTCAGCACGCTCGCGTCCGCCGCACGCGCGACACCGAAGTCGATCACCCGGGGACCGTTGACCGTCAGCATGACGTTCGACGGCTTGAGGTCCCGGTGCACCAGTCCGCAGCCGTGGATGCTCTGCAGCGCACGCGCCAGACCGGCGGCCAGGTGCCACACCGACCGCTCCGGCAGCGGCCCGCTGATCTCGGTCACCGCCTGGTGCAATGTGGGGCCGGCGACATACCCGGTGGCGACCCAGGGCGTGTCCGCCTCGGTGTCGGCGTCCAGGACCGGAGCCGTCCACTCCCCGCCCACCCTTCGCGCCGCGGCCACCTCCGCGCGGAATCGGCTGCGGAACTCCGCGTCGTACGCCAACTGCGCATGGACCAGCTTCACGGCGACCGTGCGCCCGCGCTGCGACCGACCGAGGAACACCTGTCCCATGCCCCCGGCTCCGAGCCGTCGGAGCAACCGGTATTCCCCGACCTGCCCGGGATCGCCCGGCCGCAAGTTCTCCATGATCGTTTCGTCCCCCTGCTCAGCGTGGCACTACAGCCGGACGCTCATTACAACATCACCGGTTGCGTCCACGGGCGCCACATCACCCGACTCGAACTGGGTCCGGTACAGCTCCGCGTACCGTCCCCCCTTTGCCAACAGCTGCTCGTGCGTGCCGCGTTCCACGATGTGCCCCGCCTCGACGACCAGGATCAGGTCTGCCGCCCGCACCGTGGACAGCCGGTGGGCGATGACGACGGCGGTTCGGCCTTCCAGGGCCTCCGTCAGCGCTTCCTGGACGGCCGCCTCGGACGTGTTGTCCAGGTGGGCGGTGGCCTCGTCGAGGATGACGACGCGCTGGCGGGCCAGCAGGAGCCGGGCGATGGTCATGCGCTGGCGTTCGCCGCCGGAGAGGCGGTAGCCACGCTCGCCGACGACTGTGTCGAGGCCGTCGGGCAGGGAACGTACGAGATCGGCCAGGCGGGCGCGGCGCAGGGCGTCCCACAGGTCGTCCTCGGTCGCGGTGGGGGCGGCGAGGAGGAGGTTGGCGCGGACGGTGTCGTGGAAGAGGTGGCCGTCCTGCGTGACCATGCCGAGGGTGGAGCGCAGGGAGTCGGCGGTCAGGTCACGGACGTCGACGCCGCCGATGCGTACGGCGCCCTCGTCGACGTCGTACAGGCGCGGCAGCAGTTGGGCGATCGTGGACTTTCCGGCGCCGGAGGAGCCGACGAGTGCGACGGTCTGACCGGGTTCGGCGCGGAAGGAGATGCCGTGCAGGACCTCGTCGCCGCCGCGAGTGTCGAGCGAGGCCACCTCTTCCAGGGAGGCCAGGGAGACCTTGTCGGCGGAGGGGTAGGCGAAGCGGACGTTCTCGAAGGTGACGGCGACCGGGCCGTCGGGCACCTGCCGGGCGTCCGGTTTGTCCTCGATCAGCGGCTTCAGGTCGAGGACTTCGAAGACCCGCTCGAAGCTGACCAGGGCGCTCATCACCTCGACGCGGGCGCCGGCGAGGGCGGTCAGCGGTGCGTAGAGGCGGGTCAGCAGCAGTGCCAGCGCGACGACGGCGCCCGGCTCCAGCGTGCCGCGCAGGGCGAACCAGCCGCCGAGGCCGTAGACCAGCGCGAGTGCGAGGGCCGACACCAGGGTGAGGGCGGTGATGAACGCCGACTGGGCCGTGGCCGTCCGTACGCCGATGTCCCGGACCCGGCGGGCACGGGCCGCGAACTCCTCGGACTCCTCCTCGGGGCGGCCGAAGAGCTTGACCAGGGTGGCGCCCGGCGCCGAGAACCGCTCGGTCATCCGGGTGCCCATCGCCGCGTTGAGCGTCGCCGCCTCCCGCTGCATCCGGGCCATGCGGCTGCCCATCCGCCGCGCGGGCACGACGAACACCGGGAGCAGGACGAGCGAGAGCAGTGTGATCTGCCAGGACAGGGTGAGCATGACCGCGAGGGTGAGAAGGAGCGTGACGACGTTGCTGACCACGCCGGACAGGGTGTTGCTGAACGCCCGCTGCGCGCCGATCACATCATTGTTGAGACGGCTGACCAGCGCCCCCGTACGCGTGCGTGTGAAGAACGCGACCGGCATGCGCTGCACATGATCGAACACAGCCGTCCGCAGATCGAGGATGAGCCCCTCCCCGAGGGTGGCCGAAAGCCGTCTGCCGAGGATGCCGAGTGCCGCCTCGACGACCGCGATGAGCGCGATGAGGAGCGCGAGGCGTACGACGGTTCCCTCGTCGTCGCCCGTCACGATCGCGTCCACGATGTAGCCGGCCAGGACGGGGGTGGCGACGGCGAGCAGGGCCGTGAGCACCCCGAGACCCACGAAGCGAATGATGCGCACACGGTGCGGGCGGGCGAACGCGCCTATGCGGCGCAGCGTCGCGCGGGCGAGGGGACGGCGCTCCTGCTGGGCGCTCATGACACTCTGCAGCTGTGTCCAGGCTGTGATCTCCATACTCATGACAGGGACCGTAGGCCCTCAACCATCCTTGAGGTCAACGCCGAATCGGCACCGTCCGGGCACACGATGGATGCGAGGCCGTGCCCGGGGTGTCAGCCTCCGTCCCCGCGCCCGCAACCTGCCGTTGTCCTGGCGTGGAGAACCTCTCACGATGTGATGGTCGTGCGTCTTCCCCGAGGCCTCAAGCGCCTCCCGTACCGGCAGATACTGATGCTGGTCCCGCTCGCGCTCGTGCTGTGGGTCGCCGTGCGCCACTGGTCCGTGCTCGTGGAGGGCTTCGGACACCTGCGCCACGCCGAGTGGCCGTGGCTGCTGGCCGCTGGCGCGGCCACCTGCGGCACCTGGGTCGCCGCGTCCGCCGCCCGGCAGGGCGCGCTCGTCGAGCGGCTTCCGGTACGGCGGCTGCTGGCCACGCAGTTCGCGGCGGGCGCCGCCAACCATCTGCTGCCGACCGGTCTCGGGGCCAGCGCGGTCAATCTGCGGTTCATGGCGGTGTGCGGCGTTCCGCTGGCCCGCTCGTCGGCCGCGGTCGCGCTCTATCTGCTGGCGGAGTCGATCGCCCGCGTGGGCATGCTGGCGGCCCTGCTGATCGCCTTCCCGCATGCGCTGCAGCTCGGTTCGCTCCTGCCGGACGGCGTGGCGGGACCGTTGCTGACCGGCGTCGGCGTGGTGGCCGCCGTCGCGCTGCTGGCCCTGCTGCTCGTACGGAAGCTGCGCACCGTCGTCTTCACCTTCCTGCGGACCGCGCTGGGCGAGGCGCGGGCCGTGCACACCCGGCCCTGGCGGGCTGTGGCCCTGTGGGGCGGCTCGTTGGCCTTCCCCGCCCTGCAGGCGGCCGGACTGGTCGCGGTGGGGCTGGCGTTGGGGCTGCCGGTGCCGCCCGCGTACATGGTGGTCGCGTATCTGGCGGCGACGGTCGCGGTCGCGCTGATACCGACGCCGGGCGGTATCGGTTCCGTCGAGGCCGCGCTGATCGTCGCGCTGGTCGCGGCGGGCGGGCCGGTCGCTGTCGCTACGGCCGTGGTGCTCGCCTACCGGATCATCACCGTTTGGGTGCCGATCCTGCCGGGGGCGTTGACGTTGGGGGCGCTTGTGCGGATGAAGGTCATCTGATGTAGCGCCGCTATGGGCCGTCTTGCGTCTGCGGGCTCGTTGTGGCTGGTCGCGCCCACGCGGCGGAGCCGCAAATAGATACAGCCCCGCGCCCCTTAAGGGGCGCTGCCGCACCGCACGCTCACCCGTACCGGGCCGCCCTTCGGGTCGACTCGGTGGGTCCAGCGTGCGGTGAGGGTCAGTTGGCGGTTCAGGAGGACCGCAGCTCGGTGCAGGGTCCGGCCGTCCTGCGTGACGTGAAGGGTCGGGCGGGTGAGCGGGGCCGTCGCGCGCAGGACGTATCGGAGGCGGTCGGTTGGGGTGACGCGGTTCGGGGCGATCCAGTGCAGGGGCGGGTCGACCACTAGGGGGACGCCTTCGGACCATGCCTCCCCCGCGAGCCACGCCTGGACGGCGGTTGCCGCATGCGTGCCCTCGCGGGCCGCCGTGCCCGCGCTCTCCACGGGGTGCAGCACACTGCCGACGGCGAAGACGCCCGGGCGTAGCGTGCGCAGCGCTCCGTCGACGGCGGGTCCGCGGGTGCCGGGGTCGAGCGGTACTCCTCCGCGCCGGGCGAGTTCGTGGTCGGGTATGAAGTCGCCGGTGAAGATGATCGTGTCGCAGGGCAGCACTGCCGTACGGCCGTCTCGGTGGCGTATCCGGACGCCGGACAGGCGTCCGTTGCCGAGGAGTTCGGTGATCGTGGTGCCGGTGAGGAGCGGGATGCCGCGGCGGAGGCGGGCGTTCTGGGCGCGGGCGGGTGCGGTCCGGGCGCGCGGGAGTTCCGTGACCATGGCTACGACGTCGGCTCCCGCGACCCGTGCGGTGTCGGCGGCGGCGTACGAGACGTCTTCCGCGCCGACCACGACCGCCCGGGTGCCGATCCGCTGCCGGTAGAGGTGGACTGCCTGCTGGAGTTCGCCGGTGGTGTAGACGCCGGCGGGCCGGGTGCCGGGCACCAGGCGTGCGCTGCGCGGGCGTTCGCGGGCGCCGGTGGCCAGCACGATCGCCCGTGCGGTGATCGTCTCCGGTCCGTTCGGGCCGACCGCGGTGAGCGTGAGCGGGCCGGTCCAGTCGAGGGCGGTCACGCCGGTCCGTACGACCGCTCCGGCTCTGGTCGCCGCGTCGGTGAGCAGACGGGCGTACGCCGGTCCGGTCCGCGGACGCGGCAGCGTGCCGAAGCCGCCGTGCGCGCAGTGCCGGGGTACGCCTCCCGCCTGCTGCTCTCGCTCCAGCACCTCGACGTGGCCCGCGCCGGCGGTGGCGAGACGGGCGGCGGCCGCGAGTCCGGCGGGGCCCGCGCCGACGACCAGGACATCGATCCGGCGCCCGGACGTCATGCGCCGGCTCCCTCGAACAGCGCCCGTACGGCCGCACCGCAGTAGAAGCCCTGGCAGCGGCCCGCCGTGGCCCGGGTCCGGCGGCGCAGTCCGTCGAGGCTGCGGGGCGGGATCGTACTGGCGAGGGCGTCGCGGATCTCGCCGCGGGAGACGTGCTCGCAGTGGCAGACGAGGGTGCCGTACTCGGGGTCGGCGGCGATGAGGTCGGGCCGCTGGTGCGGGCGGGGGAAGGTCTCGCCGAGGTTCGGCATGCGCACCGGTTCCAACTCCCGTGCCGGGCCCGGGTCGAGGCCGGTGTCGGTGAGCAGGCCGGTGACGTGGGCGGCGATGGCGAGCGAGGCGGTGAGGCCGGTGGAGCGGATGCCGCCGACCGTGACGTAGGACTGCCCCGGGTGGGCGCGGATGCGGTAGTCGTCGTGCTCGGTGGCGGCGCGCAGCCCGGCGTAGACGGCGGTGACCTCCTCGTCGAGCAGTTCGGGCAGGATGCGTCGGCCCTTGTCGCGCAGCAGCTGAAGCCCGTCCGCGGTGGAGTGCGTGGCCCGCTTGTCGTCCAGGTCCTCGGCGGTGGGGCCGAGGAGCACGTTGCCGTAGACGGTGGGGGCGACCAGCACGCCCTTGCCGAGCGCGGTGGGGACGGGCAGCAGGATGTGGCCGACCAGGCCGCGGGCGAACTTGTCGAAGACGATCAGCTGGCCGCGGCGCGGGGTGACGGTGAAGTCGTCGTGGCCGAGCTGCCGGTCGAGTGTGTCGGCGTGCAGTCCGGCGGCGTTGACCAGCCAACGGGTGCGTAGGGTGCCCCGGGAGGTGCCTAGGACGTGCGTGTCGTCCTGCCGATTCACCTCCTCCACACGGCAGTTGAGGTGCAGGTCTACTCCGTGCCGGACGGCCTGGGTGGCGTAGGCGAGTGTCGTCGTCCAGGGGCAGATGATGCTCTCGCCCGGCACGTGCAGGGCGCCGAGCGCTCCGGGGCCGAGGTGCGGTTCGCGGTCGTAGAGGTCCGTCGGGCCGACGATGCTGGTGTCGTGGTAGTCGTTGCGTTCGGCCTTCTCGACGAGTCGGGGTAGCGCGGCGAGCTGTTCCTGGTCCCACGCGACGAGGAGGGCGCCGGTCGTTTCGACGGGGATGCCGGACTCGGCCGCGTACGCGGCGAGTTGACGTGAGCCCTCACGTACGAGCCGGGCTTCGAGGGAGCCGGGCGACGCGTCGAACCCGGTGTGCAGGATCGCGGTGTTGGCCTTCGAGGTCGCGTCACCGACGTCGTCACGGGCCTCCACGAGGGCGACGCGGAGGTGGGGGTGGCGCGAGAGTGCGCGGGCGATGGCACACCCGACGACACCGGCGCCGACGATCGCGACGTCGTACGTCACTGAAGGCAGCGGTTCGGCCGTGCCCCGAAGGGGCGCGGGGAACTGCGCGACCAGCCCCAACGGTCCCGCAGACGCTCGACGGCCAATCGCCCCACCCCGCGGAGCGCATCCGCTCACGTCGGCCCCCGATCGAGCAGCGCCGCGACTTCCCGGCGGAACCCCGCGAGGCGTGCGGCGGCCTCGTCCGCGCTGATGCGTGGCTCGTACACGGACGACGGTTTCCAGTCGGGCAGCGCTTCGGCGACCGTCAGGCCCGGCTCGGTGCCCAGCCGGGCCAGCGCGCCCACGCCGAGTGCGGTCGCGTCGGGCAGCGCGGACACCTCGACGGGGCGTTGCAGCAGGTCGGCCTGGGTCTGCATGAGGAGGGCGGAGCGGGTCAGGCCGCCGTCGACGCGGAGTACCGAGAGGGGCTCGCCCAGATCGAGCGCGGCGGCTTCGGCGAGCTCCGTGACCTGCGCGGCGATGCCCTCGCACAGGGCGCGCACCAGGTGCCCGGCGGTGGTGTCGAGGCCGAGTCCGGTGAGCGAGCCACGCAGGTCGCCCCGCCACCAGGGAGCGGCGAGTCCGGCCAGCGCCGGGACGAAGGTGACGCCGCCGCTGTCGGGCGCCGAACCGCCCACCGGGTCAAGGTCCGTGGCGCCCTTGATGACGCCCAGGTCGGTGAGCCAGCGTACGGCGGACGCGGCCGTGTACACCTGGCCGTCGAGGCAGTAACTGGTGTGTCCGCCGAGGCGCCAGGCGACGCAGCTGACCAGCCCGGAGGTGCCCCGGCGCGGTGTGTCGCCGGTGTGGGCGAGCAGGAACGCCCCTGTTCCGTAGGTGCACTTGGCGCCGCCGGGTTCGGTGACGCGCTGGGCGAGCAGGGCGGCCTGCTGGTCGACGACG contains:
- a CDS encoding serine/threonine-protein kinase; translation: MENLRPGDPGQVGEYRLLRRLGAGGMGQVFLGRSQRGRTVAVKLVHAQLAYDAEFRSRFRAEVAAARRVGGEWTAPVLDADTEADTPWVATGYVAGPTLHQAVTEISGPLPERSVWHLAAGLARALQSIHGCGLVHRDLKPSNVMLTVNGPRVIDFGVARAADASVLTRTGAMVGSPGYMSPEQILGREITGLSDVFSLGLVLVFAATGRQAFGGPDSGAHALMLRATEDDPDLSGMPGPLAELVGRCLAKRPEDRIPLPEILATAEAATADARSDAWLPGDLMAELGRHAAGLLDLEEPPPTQVDNPAAGRGGDSVHALPTMQGGRVPPPPPGTPTPVPMPPVPTPTSTPMPPMPTPRMTVTTPPMPPVPGGRRKSRVGPVLAVAAVAVLAIVLAVRLPGGGNEDSANSGASGAGSSTKSPKASPADYKGKWTGNVRETDGGLYSIKVNYTGGKLSDQVATVEYPSLDCSGRWILTMDTGNAVQVREEITEESSPLNCVDEVDIVLTPADDGSLGYEVTSVGDTGTLRRGN
- a CDS encoding ABC transporter ATP-binding protein; its protein translation is MEITAWTQLQSVMSAQQERRPLARATLRRIGAFARPHRVRIIRFVGLGVLTALLAVATPVLAGYIVDAIVTGDDEGTVVRLALLIALIAVVEAALGILGRRLSATLGEGLILDLRTAVFDHVQRMPVAFFTRTRTGALVSRLNNDVIGAQRAFSNTLSGVVSNVVTLLLTLAVMLTLSWQITLLSLVLLPVFVVPARRMGSRMARMQREAATLNAAMGTRMTERFSAPGATLVKLFGRPEEESEEFAARARRVRDIGVRTATAQSAFITALTLVSALALALVYGLGGWFALRGTLEPGAVVALALLLTRLYAPLTALAGARVEVMSALVSFERVFEVLDLKPLIEDKPDARQVPDGPVAVTFENVRFAYPSADKVSLASLEEVASLDTRGGDEVLHGISFRAEPGQTVALVGSSGAGKSTIAQLLPRLYDVDEGAVRIGGVDVRDLTADSLRSTLGMVTQDGHLFHDTVRANLLLAAPTATEDDLWDALRRARLADLVRSLPDGLDTVVGERGYRLSGGERQRMTIARLLLARQRVVILDEATAHLDNTSEAAVQEALTEALEGRTAVVIAHRLSTVRAADLILVVEAGHIVERGTHEQLLAKGGRYAELYRTQFESGDVAPVDATGDVVMSVRL
- a CDS encoding lysylphosphatidylglycerol synthase transmembrane domain-containing protein, whose product is MVVRLPRGLKRLPYRQILMLVPLALVLWVAVRHWSVLVEGFGHLRHAEWPWLLAAGAATCGTWVAASAARQGALVERLPVRRLLATQFAAGAANHLLPTGLGASAVNLRFMAVCGVPLARSSAAVALYLLAESIARVGMLAALLIAFPHALQLGSLLPDGVAGPLLTGVGVVAAVALLALLLVRKLRTVVFTFLRTALGEARAVHTRPWRAVALWGGSLAFPALQAAGLVAVGLALGLPVPPAYMVVAYLAATVAVALIPTPGGIGSVEAALIVALVAAGGPVAVATAVVLAYRIITVWVPILPGALTLGALVRMKVI
- a CDS encoding NAD(P)/FAD-dependent oxidoreductase; translated protein: MTSGRRIDVLVVGAGPAGLAAAARLATAGAGHVEVLEREQQAGGVPRHCAHGGFGTLPRPRTGPAYARLLTDAATRAGAVVRTGVTALDWTGPLTLTAVGPNGPETITARAIVLATGARERPRSARLVPGTRPAGVYTTGELQQAVHLYRQRIGTRAVVVGAEDVSYAAADTARVAGADVVAMVTELPRARTAPARAQNARLRRGIPLLTGTTITELLGNGRLSGVRIRHRDGRTAVLPCDTIIFTGDFIPDHELARRGGVPLDPGTRGPAVDGALRTLRPGVFAVGSVLHPVESAGTAAREGTHAATAVQAWLAGEAWSEGVPLVVDPPLHWIAPNRVTPTDRLRYVLRATAPLTRPTLHVTQDGRTLHRAAVLLNRQLTLTARWTHRVDPKGGPVRVSVRCGSAP
- a CDS encoding FAD-dependent oxidoreductase, yielding MPSVTYDVAIVGAGVVGCAIARALSRHPHLRVALVEARDDVGDATSKANTAILHTGFDASPGSLEARLVREGSRQLAAYAAESGIPVETTGALLVAWDQEQLAALPRLVEKAERNDYHDTSIVGPTDLYDREPHLGPGALGALHVPGESIICPWTTTLAYATQAVRHGVDLHLNCRVEEVNRQDDTHVLGTSRGTLRTRWLVNAAGLHADTLDRQLGHDDFTVTPRRGQLIVFDKFARGLVGHILLPVPTALGKGVLVAPTVYGNVLLGPTAEDLDDKRATHSTADGLQLLRDKGRRILPELLDEEVTAVYAGLRAATEHDDYRIRAHPGQSYVTVGGIRSTGLTASLAIAAHVTGLLTDTGLDPGPARELEPVRMPNLGETFPRPHQRPDLIAADPEYGTLVCHCEHVSRGEIRDALASTIPPRSLDGLRRRTRATAGRCQGFYCGAAVRALFEGAGA
- a CDS encoding FGGY family carbohydrate kinase yields the protein MTGPVLAVDQGTSGTKALVICPERGVLGTGFAAVRPRHLPGGLVEVDPGELYASVVEAADRALAEAREPVTAVGLANQGETVLAWDPDTGRPLTDALVWQDRRAESVCAELTDHAEELRELTGLPLDPYFAAPKMAWIRRHLTADGVVTTSDAWLVHRLTGAYVTDAATAGRTQLLDLDRTSWSPRALDLYGLSGERLPEVVDVAGPVGTTTAFGHAIPLTGLVVDQQAALLAQRVTEPGGAKCTYGTGAFLLAHTGDTPRRGTSGLVSCVAWRLGGHTSYCLDGQVYTAASAVRWLTDLGVIKGATDLDPVGGSAPDSGGVTFVPALAGLAAPWWRGDLRGSLTGLGLDTTAGHLVRALCEGIAAQVTELAEAAALDLGEPLSVLRVDGGLTRSALLMQTQADLLQRPVEVSALPDATALGVGALARLGTEPGLTVAEALPDWKPSSVYEPRISADEAAARLAGFRREVAALLDRGPT